The Chitiniphilus purpureus sequence TGGAAAAGGCGGACAGCCGCGAGAAGCTGCAGCAGCTGCTGGCGCAAGACGTGCGCAAGATCATCATCACCACGATCTTTAAGTTCGGCGAGGCCACGGGCAGTCTGAACGACCGCAGCAACATCATCGCGTTAGTAGATGAGGCCCACCGCACCCAGGAAGGCGACCTCGGTCGCAAAATGCGTGAGGCCCTGCCCAATGCATTTCTGTTCGGCCTGACCGGCACGCCGATCAACCGTGCCGACCGAAACACCTTCTACGCCTTCGGCGCCGACGAAGACGAGAAGGGCTACATGAGCAGGTACGGCTTCGAGGAGTCGATCCGTGACGGCGCCACGCTGAAGCTGCACTTCGAGCCCCGGCTGATTGACCTGCACATCGACAAGGCGGCGCTGGACGCCGCGTACAAAGATCTGACCGGCGGCCTGTCGGATCTGGACAAGGACAACCTCGCCAAGACCGCAGCCAAGATGGCCGTGCTGGTGAAGACGCCCGAGCGTATCCGCAAGATCTGCGAGGACATCGTCGAGCACTATCAGACCAAGGTGGAACCCAACGGCTTTAAGGGGCAGATCGTCACCTTCGACCGGGAATCCTGCCTGCTATTCAAGGCCGAGTTGGACAAGTTGCTGCCGCCCGAGGCCACGGACATCGTCATGTCGGTGCAGGCGGCGGACAAGAAGGAACATCCAGAGTACGTGCCTTACGACCGAAGCCGCGACGAAGAAGAGCGACTGCTGGATCGCTTCCGCGACCCGGCCGACCCGCTGAAGCTGATCATCGTCACGGCCAAGCTGCTGACCGGCTTCGACGCGCCGATCTTGCAGGCCATGTACCTGGACAAGCCGCTGCGTGACCACACGCTGCTGCAGGCCATCTGCCGAGTGAACCGCACTTACTCCGAGCAGAAGACCCACGGCTTGATCGTGGACTATCTCGGCATCTTCGATGACGTGGCGGCAGCGCTGGAGTTCGACGACCAGAGCGTCAAGCAGGTGGTCAGCAACATCCAGGAGCTGAAGGACAAGCTGCCCGAAGCCATGCAGAAATGTCTGGCCTTCTTCACTGGCTGTGATCGCACTCTGCAAGGTTATGAGGGCCTGATCGCTGCACAACAGTGCCTGCCCAACAATGAGGTGCGAGACAACTTCGCCGCCGAGTACAGCGTGCTCAACAAGATCTGGGAGGCGCTTTCACCGGACACCGTTCTGGGCCCGTTCGAGAAGGACTACAAGTGGTTGTCGCAGGTGTACCAGTCGGTGCAGCCGTCCAGTGGCCACGGCAAGCTGATCTGGCATTCGCTGGGCGCTAAGACCATTGAGCTGATTCACCAGAACGTGCATGTCGACGCGGTGCGGGATGACCTCGACACCTTGGTGCTGGACGCTGATCTGCTGGAAGCGGTGCTGTCGAACCCAGACCCGAAGAAGGCCAAGGAGATCGAGATCAAGCTCAAGCGCCGACTGCGCGGGCATGGCGGTCACCCCAAGTTCAAGAAGTTGTCGGAACGGCTCGATGCGCTGAAGGACCGCTTCGAGTCCGGTCAGATCAACAGCGTCGAGTTTCTGAAGCAGTTGCTGGAGATCGCCAAGGAAACGCTGCAGGCCGAGAAGGAGCTCCCGCCCGAAGAGGACGAGGATCGCGGCAAGGCTGCGCTGACCGAGTTGTTCAACGAGGTCAAGACTTCTGAGACGCCCATCATGGTCGAACGCGTGGTCACGGACATCGACGAGATCGTGCGACTGGTCCGCTTCCCGGGCTGGCAAGGGACTCAGGCCGGTGAGCGTGAGGTCAAGAAGGCACTGCGCAAGGCCCTCTTCAAATACAAGCTGCATGCGGATGAAGAGCTGTTCGAGAAGGCCTACAGCTATATCCGGCAGTATTACTAAGAGAGCACGCATGGACGAGAAGAAGAACAACCCATCCTCCGGCACCACCTGGTTCGTCGGCGCAAGCTATGGAGGCACCGATGACCAGATGCCGCGTTTCCTGAAGGAAGGTATTTGGGAGAACGGCTACGACGACAAGCTTCTCGACATGGTGCGAGCCATGCAGCCGGGCGAGCGAATTGCCATCAAGGCGGCCTACACACGCAAGCATGGTCTGCCCTTTGATAACCGAGGGCGTACGGTTTCAGTAATGGGGATCAAGGCGGTTGGCACGATCACCGAGAACCCAAACGACGGCAAGCGGGTGAAAGTTGACTGGGCCAAAGCCGAGCCTGTACGAGAATGGTATTTCTATACTCACCGGGGAACGATCTGGCGCGTGCAACCGGGTGACTGGATGAACGATGCCCTGATCGCCTTCGCGTTTGAAGGCAAGCCGCAAGATTTGGATCGCTTCCGAAATGAACCTTTCTGGCGCGAGCGCTTCGGTACGGTGGCACCTGAAAAACAGCGGTTCCAGTGGACGGACTTTTACGAAGCCGTCGCCGAAAAACTTCTCGATCACGCCCAAGACAGATCCGCACTCATCGCAGGCATCCATCAAATCGCTACGCGGGTTCAGGGCCTGAGCTATTTGCAGGACAAGTTTCCTGACGGCACCAGCGGACCACTGCAGGATATTTGTCCATTCACCGTGATGGGCACCTTCAACCGTTCGATGACCGATGCCAATCGTAAGACCATCGCGGGCGAGTTGGCCAAACTGCTGGGTGTGACGGTTCCGGTGCCACCTTCATTCGAGGGCATTCCCGTTCTGAACAATCAGCGCTCGTGGTTTTTTGCCTATGCAGAGAAGCGTGGCGCAGGCGACATTGATGCCCTGTGGGATGTGTTTGCCGCCGCCAGCAAGTTGGTGGAAAGCGATCAACCCGAGGGCCGCGACACATTCATCCGGGCCTACGATGCCGCGACTCAGGTATGGGGCGTGGCATGGAATCTTTCAACCGGCCTCTACTGGACGCACCCTTGGGATTTCTTGACTCTTGACAGCCAGTCGCGTCACTACATCAACAAGCGACTTGGTCTTAATGTTGCCACCAGCGGCCAGCAGGGGCCTTGCGATGCTCGCAGCTATTTGAAGCTGCTGGACGATTTGCGTGCGCGCTTCGGTGAAGATAGTTATCCGGTACATAGCTTCCCGGATTTGTCGCTGGCGTCATGGATGTATAAAGACCCTGCCGACGAACCGCCGCCCCTTGATGAAGCCGGTGCCGACGTAGCTGCCGAGCAAGCCTCCGTCGGCGAAGTGCGCGAGGCGTTTCAGGTGGCGGCACCCATCATTCCGTACTTCGTCGATGACATCCTCAAGGATGGCTGCTTCCTTGATCGTACCGAAATTGATCTACTGCTCGACCGTCTGCGCACCAAGAAAAACATGATCCTGCAGGGTCCTCCGGGTACCGGCAAGACTTGGCTGGCCAAGCGGCTGGCGTTTGCATTGATCGGACAGAAGGACGACAGCAAAATTCGGGCGGTGCAATTCCACCCGAATCTGTCCTACGAAGATTTTGTGCGTGGCTGGCGTCCGACTGGTGAGGGCAAATTGTCCCTTGCGGATGGGGTGTTCATGGAAGCCATCAAGGCTGCTCGCAAGGAGCCGTCATCCAAGTTCGTCGTCGTGATTGAGGAGATCAACCGTGGCAATCCAGCCCAGATCTTCGGCGAGTTGCTGACGTTGTTGGAGGCTGGAAAACGTACGCCCAGCGAGGCGCTTGAGTTGTGCTACCCGGATGCCGATGGCGTGCGACGGCCGGTTCATATCCCCGAGAACCTTTATGTCATCGGCACGATGAACATTGCCGACCGTTCGCTGGCGCTGGTGGATTTGGCGCTGCGCCGTCGATTTGCATTCGTCGGGCTGGAGCCGAGACTGGGCTCGGTTTGGCGAGAGTGGGTGGTCAAGTCGTGCGGCGTTGATGCAGCGCTCGTAATCGAAATCGAACAGCGGATTGCCGACCTGAATGAGCGCATCGCTTCAGATGCTCGGCTTGGCAAGCAGTTCCGGATCGGCCACAGCTACGTGACACCGGTACATCGTTTGGAATCCGGAGATACCAAAAAATGGTTCCGGCAGGTGGTTGAGACGGAGATCGGTCCGCTGCTGGAAGAATATTGGTTTGATACGCCTGGCGAAGCACAGAAGGCGACCACGCAGCTGATGCAGGGATGGTAATGAAGGCAGCCCAGCAGACAAGGGAAGAAGAGCTGACAGATACGCCTTGTTTTGTCGGGCGCATCCCGGTACGTAACCTTTGGCTGCTGATGCTGTATGCGTCAGATCTGTTCCGCACACGTGGCATTGGGATGGTTGGTCTGGAAGATAGCCCAGACGATTTGCCTGACCTGATTGCCGAGATTCTGGCCCACGCGGTAGAAGTTCGGCAGCGCCGTCGTCTGAGCTTGGGTTACCGCTCGCGTGAGGCAGCGCTGAACCGGGTACGAGGCCGCATAGATGTACTGGCTACTGAACGCCGTCAGCTTTTGGATCGCGGCATGGTGGCGTGTCGCTTCGACGAGCTGACCATCGACACCCCTCGAAACCGCTTTGTGCGAGCAGCACTGGAAGCCATTTCCAGAATCGTGCAACGGCAGGATGTTGCCCACCGCTGCCGCGCTCTGGCCGGTAGCATGAAGGCGCAGGGAGTCTCAGGTGAACCGCCAACTCGCGCTCAAATGAGCACAGATCGCTTCGGGCGGCACGATGCGGACGACCGTCTCATGGTGGCCGCTGCAAAACTAGCATTTGAACTGACTCTCCCAACCGAGGCATCTGGCGCAAATGTGCTTACGCTGCCGGATCGTGAGGCAACTTGGGTTCGCCGCCTGTTCGAGCGTGCGATAGGTGGCTTTTATGATGTAGTGCTGAGTCCGCAGGGATGGCAGGTGAAATGCGGTGGAACGCTGGGTTGGCAAATCTCGCAGAAGACCACCGGGATCGACATCATCTTGCCCACGATGCGAACCGACGTGGTACTCGATCATCCGATCACGGGGCGTCGGATCGTGATCGACACCAAGTTCACGTCCATCGTGACGAACGGCTGGTATCGCGAAGAAACGCTGCGTAGCGGCTACGTCTACCAGATCTACGCATACCTG is a genomic window containing:
- the mcrC gene encoding 5-methylcytosine-specific restriction endonuclease system specificity protein McrC, whose product is MKAAQQTREEELTDTPCFVGRIPVRNLWLLMLYASDLFRTRGIGMVGLEDSPDDLPDLIAEILAHAVEVRQRRRLSLGYRSREAALNRVRGRIDVLATERRQLLDRGMVACRFDELTIDTPRNRFVRAALEAISRIVQRQDVAHRCRALAGSMKAQGVSGEPPTRAQMSTDRFGRHDADDRLMVAAAKLAFELTLPTEASGANVLTLPDREATWVRRLFERAIGGFYDVVLSPQGWQVKCGGTLGWQISQKTTGIDIILPTMRTDVVLDHPITGRRIVIDTKFTSIVTNGWYREETLRSGYVYQIYAYLRSQVGRGDALADFASGLLLHPAIGQMVDETAVIQGHPVRFATVDLTTTPAEIREQLLRFSEPTLLSASQQ
- a CDS encoding AAA family ATPase, with product MDEKKNNPSSGTTWFVGASYGGTDDQMPRFLKEGIWENGYDDKLLDMVRAMQPGERIAIKAAYTRKHGLPFDNRGRTVSVMGIKAVGTITENPNDGKRVKVDWAKAEPVREWYFYTHRGTIWRVQPGDWMNDALIAFAFEGKPQDLDRFRNEPFWRERFGTVAPEKQRFQWTDFYEAVAEKLLDHAQDRSALIAGIHQIATRVQGLSYLQDKFPDGTSGPLQDICPFTVMGTFNRSMTDANRKTIAGELAKLLGVTVPVPPSFEGIPVLNNQRSWFFAYAEKRGAGDIDALWDVFAAASKLVESDQPEGRDTFIRAYDAATQVWGVAWNLSTGLYWTHPWDFLTLDSQSRHYINKRLGLNVATSGQQGPCDARSYLKLLDDLRARFGEDSYPVHSFPDLSLASWMYKDPADEPPPLDEAGADVAAEQASVGEVREAFQVAAPIIPYFVDDILKDGCFLDRTEIDLLLDRLRTKKNMILQGPPGTGKTWLAKRLAFALIGQKDDSKIRAVQFHPNLSYEDFVRGWRPTGEGKLSLADGVFMEAIKAARKEPSSKFVVVIEEINRGNPAQIFGELLTLLEAGKRTPSEALELCYPDADGVRRPVHIPENLYVIGTMNIADRSLALVDLALRRRFAFVGLEPRLGSVWREWVVKSCGVDAALVIEIEQRIADLNERIASDARLGKQFRIGHSYVTPVHRLESGDTKKWFRQVVETEIGPLLEEYWFDTPGEAQKATTQLMQGW
- a CDS encoding type I restriction endonuclease subunit R — its product is MSSFNESNTVEAYVRDLLAGPIKTVPANTAQEPQVSYGPKGIGWRYAAPAEVPRQIQEVLVEPWVREALIRLNPEIAAQPDRADEVLYKLRAIVLSVRSDGLIRANEEMTAWMRGERSMPFGPNNEHVPVRLIDLDDLAQNQYIVTQQYTYRAGPTERRADLVLLVNGLPLVLIEAKTPVKKCISWVDGAVQVHDDYEKFVPELFVCNVFSVATEGKAYHYGSIGLPVKDWGPWHLDGNGEDGQHHPLKSLKLSAESMLRPHVVLDILGSFTLFATNKKKQRIKIICRYQQFEAANKLVERVLAGYPRKGLIWHFQGSGKSLLMVFAAQKLRMHSGLKNPTVLIVVDRIDLDSQITGTFTGADIPNLEKADSREKLQQLLAQDVRKIIITTIFKFGEATGSLNDRSNIIALVDEAHRTQEGDLGRKMREALPNAFLFGLTGTPINRADRNTFYAFGADEDEKGYMSRYGFEESIRDGATLKLHFEPRLIDLHIDKAALDAAYKDLTGGLSDLDKDNLAKTAAKMAVLVKTPERIRKICEDIVEHYQTKVEPNGFKGQIVTFDRESCLLFKAELDKLLPPEATDIVMSVQAADKKEHPEYVPYDRSRDEEERLLDRFRDPADPLKLIIVTAKLLTGFDAPILQAMYLDKPLRDHTLLQAICRVNRTYSEQKTHGLIVDYLGIFDDVAAALEFDDQSVKQVVSNIQELKDKLPEAMQKCLAFFTGCDRTLQGYEGLIAAQQCLPNNEVRDNFAAEYSVLNKIWEALSPDTVLGPFEKDYKWLSQVYQSVQPSSGHGKLIWHSLGAKTIELIHQNVHVDAVRDDLDTLVLDADLLEAVLSNPDPKKAKEIEIKLKRRLRGHGGHPKFKKLSERLDALKDRFESGQINSVEFLKQLLEIAKETLQAEKELPPEEDEDRGKAALTELFNEVKTSETPIMVERVVTDIDEIVRLVRFPGWQGTQAGEREVKKALRKALFKYKLHADEELFEKAYSYIRQYY